In Mangifera indica cultivar Alphonso chromosome 1, CATAS_Mindica_2.1, whole genome shotgun sequence, a single genomic region encodes these proteins:
- the LOC123218464 gene encoding zinc finger protein ZAT11-like has product MKRERENGQMVEQLAMANCLMLLSHSIEAKQKKLPAMEVYECKTCNRQFPSFQALGGHRASHKRPRSMGGDKTDGEKKPKLHECSICGQEFPLGQALGGHMRRHRTANMAESAVVSKLPMLVRSNSRRIFGLDLNLTPLENDLEFLFGNKAPKIDLLI; this is encoded by the coding sequence atgaagagagaaagagaaaatgggCAGATGGTGGAGCAATTAGCCATGGCGAACTGCTTAATGTTGCTCTCTCACAGCATTGAAGCCAAGCAGAAAAAGCTTCCGGCAATGGAGGTTTACGAGTGCAAGACATGCAATCGTCAGTTCCCGTCGTTTCAAGCTCTGGGAGGCCACCGAGCAAGCCACAAACGGCCGAGATCAATGGGAGGAGATAAGACCGACGGTGAGAAAAAACCAAAACTGCATGAGTGTTCGATATGTGGACAAGAGTTCCCTTTGGGGCAAGCATTAGGGGGTCACATGAGGCGCCACAGAACCGCCAACATGGCTGAAAGTGCTGTCGTTTCGAAGTTGCCGATGCTGGTGAGATCAAATAGCAGGAGGATTTTCGGGTTGGACTTGAATTTGACTCCGTTAGAGAATGACTTGGAGTTCTTGTTCGGGAACAAGGCCCCTAAGATAGATctgttgatttga